In one window of Borrelia anserina Es DNA:
- the rpsD gene encoding 30S ribosomal protein S4 has product MNRKNIAKGKLVRRFGVNVFEQPKYDKLLKKKPNAPGMHGRSRRAKITEYGKQLIEKQKVKFTYGVSERQLTNIFKEARRQHGVTGNNLLALLERRIDNVVYRAGFAISRAHARQIVSHGIIMLNGRRVTIPSITLRANDMIQVKEKDSLKKLVRSNIEKTSALRKLPNWIEVNADNLNVKVTRPPSRDEIPTLANEQMIVEYYSKRA; this is encoded by the coding sequence ATGAACAGAAAAAATATAGCTAAAGGAAAATTAGTTAGGCGATTTGGTGTAAATGTTTTCGAACAGCCTAAATATGACAAACTGCTTAAAAAAAAACCTAATGCACCTGGAATGCATGGACGGTCTAGGCGCGCTAAAATCACGGAATATGGAAAACAACTCATAGAAAAACAAAAGGTAAAGTTCACTTATGGTGTAAGTGAAAGACAGCTCACTAATATTTTCAAGGAAGCAAGAAGACAGCATGGAGTTACAGGAAATAATCTTTTAGCATTACTAGAGAGAAGAATTGATAATGTTGTATACAGAGCTGGATTTGCCATTTCAAGGGCTCACGCAAGACAAATAGTTTCACATGGAATTATTATGCTTAATGGAAGAAGAGTTACAATTCCATCTATTACCCTAAGAGCAAATGACATGATACAAGTAAAAGAAAAAGACAGTCTAAAAAAACTAGTTAGATCCAACATAGAAAAAACATCAGCTCTTCGAAAATTGCCAAATTGGATAGAAGTAAACGCTGATAACTTAAATGTAAAGGTAACCCGTCCGCCTTCAAGAGATGAAATACCTACGCTTGCAAATGAACAAATGATAGTTGAATATTATTCTAAGAGAGCATAA
- a CDS encoding cation diffusion facilitator family transporter: MVKMINNKNINKYTHLKLESLKKNEIYITYIENNIKTISYLKAKIQNKEIKINNFYIDPNFQAEGIERILINNLIYYSKKNKLHKVLCEINDIKEELKSLGFVNDNNVYKKDLTYETKKNILIMRIGLISVLAEVASITSKLTVGMLFNSFALIADALHVTSDFILSTITYFSLKITNKPETIYYPYGYKKMENLISLIIGIIIITSGFTIFLNTTGLNKLTSFKSEYGLHIHHHNHKHYHEDKKNILEIFSNHSFKKSIWIPLIPFIFFLVKIVEYLVKFQIGKRYNNYLLLALSSSDKNCIFSHGGTTLSLLLANYIWTGFDKIISIFISFMMIKEGLHVIINNANNLLSKQDIDLKREIKNTLKDINVNFKELNFLYQGNDLNLYIKLDLNYENDLKKLIHKIEKIKYTVKKHHKEIYEIYILI; this comes from the coding sequence ATGGTAAAGATGATCAACAACAAAAATATCAACAAATACACTCACTTAAAACTCGAAAGCTTAAAGAAAAACGAGATTTACATAACATATATAGAAAATAATATTAAAACAATTTCATATTTGAAAGCCAAAATACAAAACAAAGAAATTAAAATTAACAATTTCTATATTGATCCAAACTTTCAAGCAGAAGGAATAGAAAGAATACTTATTAATAACTTAATTTATTACAGCAAAAAAAACAAACTGCACAAAGTCTTATGCGAAATTAATGATATAAAAGAAGAACTAAAAAGTCTAGGATTTGTAAATGACAACAATGTATATAAGAAAGATCTAACTTACGAAACAAAAAAAAATATACTCATAATGAGAATAGGACTTATCTCAGTATTAGCAGAAGTAGCATCAATAACATCTAAACTCACTGTTGGAATGCTTTTTAATTCATTCGCACTCATCGCAGATGCACTTCATGTTACATCAGATTTTATACTATCTACAATTACCTATTTTAGTTTAAAAATTACAAATAAGCCTGAAACAATTTATTATCCTTATGGATATAAAAAAATGGAAAACTTGATATCATTGATCATAGGAATAATTATAATAACATCAGGATTTACAATATTTTTAAATACAACAGGACTAAACAAATTAACAAGTTTTAAAAGTGAATACGGATTACATATCCACCATCATAACCATAAGCATTATCATGAAGACAAAAAAAATATATTAGAAATTTTCTCAAATCATTCTTTTAAAAAGAGTATCTGGATACCATTAATACCTTTTATATTTTTTTTAGTAAAGATAGTCGAATATCTAGTAAAATTCCAAATTGGTAAAAGGTACAACAACTACTTACTTTTAGCACTATCATCATCTGACAAAAACTGCATATTCTCTCACGGAGGTACTACACTAAGTTTATTACTCGCAAATTATATATGGACAGGATTTGATAAAATAATATCTATATTTATTAGCTTTATGATGATTAAAGAAGGACTCCATGTGATCATAAACAATGCTAATAACCTTCTATCAAAACAAGATATAGACTTAAAAAGAGAAATAAAAAACACATTAAAAGATATCAATGTCAATTTTAAAGAGCTTAACTTTTTGTATCAAGGAAACGACTTAAATCTCTATATAAAATTAGATCTAAACTATGAAAATGATTTAAAAAAGTTAATACACAAAATAGAAAAAATAAAATATACTGTAAAGAAACACCATAAAGAAATATATGAAATATATATCCTAATATAA
- the cdd gene encoding cytidine deaminase: protein MENVKQNAIEKAFQLAETARNNAYSPYSKFKVGACIKTKDNSFFQGSNVENASFGATRCAEQAAIINMISSVGTQKIDFILITTTPASVPCAICRQVMSEFFEEDTQILITDPYQFNTNKKVSQIYTLKDLLKIPFNKEELSRILKTNQAT from the coding sequence GTGGAAAATGTCAAACAAAATGCAATTGAGAAAGCATTTCAATTGGCTGAAACTGCAAGAAATAATGCATATTCACCATATTCAAAATTTAAAGTGGGCGCCTGCATTAAAACTAAAGACAACTCATTCTTCCAAGGTTCAAATGTTGAAAACGCAAGTTTTGGAGCAACTCGTTGTGCAGAGCAAGCCGCAATAATAAATATGATATCATCTGTAGGTACACAGAAAATAGATTTTATATTAATCACAACAACTCCAGCAAGTGTTCCATGCGCAATATGTCGTCAAGTAATGTCAGAATTCTTCGAAGAAGATACTCAGATATTAATAACAGATCCTTATCAATTTAACACCAATAAAAAAGTTTCACAAATTTATACACTTAAAGATTTACTGAAAATTCCATTCAATAAGGAAGAATTATCAAGAATACTTAAGACAAATCAAGCAACATAA
- a CDS encoding DHH family phosphoesterase produces MIDVIEFIRKYNNFIIVGHKDPDFDCIGSSLALASFLSRIGKKAIMLNEGPFVRKEIIPFKDKFLSKWPDIDSLDHGVIILDCSIFDRIGDEFVFYVKDMPILVIDHHASGDKLDAPGYIDPFAPSTTFLIEKLVRAFGYEVTKEEAWYILVGFCTDTGFFRFISRSDPEPFEMIARLVSKGLSLKDIYNYVESVKSLSSIDMLSTMLNNLKSYFNGKVLLTILPFDSKKENNVSGVNDLFYSLLANVENNEILVVLKETEDGSVLVGLRSREYFDVGELAKYFGGGGHKHASGFKVKNSSLNFLENQIIAYIKDTIKS; encoded by the coding sequence ATGATAGATGTTATTGAATTTATTAGGAAATATAATAATTTTATTATTGTGGGACATAAGGATCCTGATTTTGATTGTATTGGCTCATCTTTGGCTTTAGCTTCTTTTTTATCTAGAATAGGTAAGAAAGCTATAATGTTAAATGAAGGTCCTTTTGTAAGGAAGGAGATAATTCCTTTTAAAGATAAATTTTTGTCTAAATGGCCAGATATTGATTCTTTAGATCATGGTGTTATTATTTTGGATTGCTCGATATTTGATAGAATAGGAGATGAATTTGTTTTTTATGTGAAAGATATGCCTATTCTTGTTATTGATCATCATGCATCAGGTGATAAGTTAGATGCTCCTGGATATATTGATCCTTTTGCTCCTTCAACTACTTTTTTGATTGAGAAATTAGTTAGAGCATTCGGATATGAAGTCACTAAAGAAGAAGCATGGTACATTTTGGTTGGATTTTGTACAGATACAGGATTTTTTAGATTTATTTCAAGAAGTGATCCTGAACCTTTTGAGATGATAGCTAGGCTTGTATCTAAGGGTTTGAGCCTTAAAGATATTTATAATTATGTTGAATCTGTTAAGAGTTTATCTTCAATAGATATGCTTAGTACTATGCTAAACAATCTTAAATCTTATTTCAATGGCAAGGTATTGCTTACTATTTTACCTTTTGATTCTAAGAAGGAAAATAATGTCAGTGGTGTTAATGACCTGTTTTATTCACTTCTTGCTAATGTTGAGAATAATGAAATATTGGTTGTTTTGAAAGAGACGGAAGATGGTTCTGTTTTGGTGGGGCTTCGTTCTAGAGAATATTTTGATGTTGGCGAGCTTGCAAAATATTTTGGAGGTGGGGGACACAAGCATGCCAGTGGGTTTAAAGTTAAAAATAGTTCTTTAAATTTTTTAGAGAATCAAATTATTGCATACATCAAGGATACTATTAAGTCTTAA